Within the Leptospira stimsonii genome, the region CGGAAGAGGCGGACAGATCGCAAGAACTGCAGGTTCTTTCGGAACAATCGCAGGTCGCGACGGAGAATACATTCTTCTGAAACTTCCTTCGACCGAGGTTCGCAAAGTTCACGAGAATTGTTATGCGACAGTTGGAATTTGCAGTAATAAAGATCATAACCTGGTTTCCATCGGTAAAGCGGGAAGATCCCGTTGGATGGGGATTCGCCCGACCGTTCGGGGGGTTGTAATGAACCCTGTGGATCACCCGCATGGTGGTGGTGAGGGTCGTACTTCCGGAGGTCGTCACCCGGTTTCTCCTTGGGGACAACCGACAAAGGGTTATAAAACCAGAAGATCTACCCGTCCGAGCGATAAGTTCATCGTTCAGAAGAGAAAACGGAACAGGAACAGGTAATATCAATGGCAAGAAGTATTAAAAAAGGTCCGTTCATTGATGATCATCTTATGAAGAAGATCACCAAATTGAACTCTGAAAATCAAAAGAAACCTTTCAAAACCTGGTCCAGAAGAAGTACGATCTTCCCGGATATGGTGGGTCACACCGTAATGGTGCATAACGGGAAACAATTTACTCCCGTGTATATCAACGAAAACATGATCGGGCACAAGTTGGGAGAATTTTCTCCAACCAGAACTTTCCGCGGTCACGTTGCTACTGATAAAAAGGCGGGCAAGAAGTAATGGAAGCCAAAGCAGTAGCTCGTTTCGTAAGAATGTCTCCGAGAAAAGTTCGCCTCGTTGCGGATGAAATTCGCGGATACGCAGTCGGCGAAGCCCTTGATATTTTGAAATTCACCAACAAAAGAGCGATCGAACCTTTGACAAAAGTGATTCTTTCCGCTTCCGCAAACGCGACGGTCTTAAACGATAAAGTGGATACAAAACAACTCTTTATCAAAAAGATCTATGTAGACGAAGGACCGATTATGAAACGTTTCCGTCCTCGTGCAAGAGGCCGTGCGGCGAGAATCAGAAAAAGACTGAGCCACATCACCGTGGTTCTTTCGGATTAATACGGAGCATTCATGGGACAGAAAGTAAATCCAATCGGTTTAAGAATCGGGATCACAAGAGGATGGGACTCCATTTGGTTTTCCCAGTCCGACTACAAAAAGAATCTTCATGAAGATATCAAGATCCGTAAATTCATCCAAGGACGTTTTCATAACGCCGGGATCGTAAAGGTCGTCATCGAAAGATTTCCTGAAAAGATCAACGTGAATCTACACACTGCGAAGCCGGGTATCGTAATCGGTCAGAAAGGTTCTAACATCGAAGCTGTTAAGAAAATTCTGAAAACGATGACCGAAAAACCGGTGAACCTGAACATCATCGAAGTGAAAAAGCCGGAGACCGTTGCACAGTGTATCGCGGAATCCATCGCTCTTCAGATCGAACAAAGACAACCTTTCCGGAGAGTTATGAAACAAGAACTTCGCCGTGCAATGAGAGGCGGAGTGGAAGGAATCAAAATTCTTATCTCCGGTCGTTTGAACGGAGCGGACATGGCGAGAAGAGAGAACTACAAGGAAGGAAGAATTCCTTTGCACACTCTTCGCGCAAAGATTGATCTCGGATTCAAAGAAGCAAAGACCACTTTCGGACAAATAGGCGTTAAAGTCTGGACCTACAGTGGAGACTTCATTCAGAGCAAAGAAGAATCTGAAGAAGATAAATACGCAGTAAAGAGAAGAACCAGCTAATCGCTGTTAAAGAGAAATAGCCATGTTATCACCTAAACGTGTAAAGTTCAGAAAAAGACAAAGAGGAAGACTCAAAGGAACCGATGAAAGAGGCTCCTTGGTTTCCTTCGGAGAATTCGGTTTAAAAGCCGTTACTTCCGGAAGACTGACTGCGAGACAGATTGAAGCCGCAAGGATTACTATCAACCGCCAAGTGAAACGAGGCGGGAAACTCTGGATCAGGATCTTCCCTCATACTCCAATCACTAAAAAACCAGCCGAAACTCGGATGGGGAAAGGAAAGGGGAATCCTGAGTTCTGGATTGCTGAGATCCGTCCAGGAAGAATTCTATTTGAAATGAGCGGAATCGACGAAGAAACCGCAAAGAAAGCCTTGAGCCTGGCTTCTTACAAACTACCGATTCATACTGAATTCGTGAAAAGGTCTGTTCTATGAAAAAGATCAAATTACAAGAATTGAAAGACAGCGAAATTCTTGAGCAACTCGAAGAAGCGAGAAAAGTTTTAAGAAACTCTCGTTTTCAATACGGTGTCGCTCGTTCTTTGGAAAATCCGAAAGTGATCCACAATACGAAGAAGAAGATCGCTAAACTTCTGACCATTCAGAGAGAAAGACAACTGAAGGCCAGTCCGGGAGAGAAAAAATCGAAAATTTTTTCCCGTGCAAAAAGAAAGAAAAAAAACCTCGCGAGAATCAGCGCGAAGGTTAAGGGCTAAGAAGGATTTATGACAGCCGGGAAACAACATATCAACAAATCGCTTCTTACCGAAGGGAAAGTTGTGAGCAACTCGATGGATAAAACCGTCGTTATCGTTGTGGAAACCAGAAAAACTCACCCTCGTTTTAAGAAGATCGTCAGAAAAACCGTAAAACTCAAGGTACATGACGAGAAGAACGAATGCACGATCGGGGATAAAATCCTCGCGATTGAAACTCGTCCTCTGTCTAGAGAAAAAAGACATAGACTGTATAAAATCGTAGAGAAGGCGAAGTGATATGATCCAACAAGAAACATGGCTCCAGGTTGCGGATAACTCCGGAATCAAAAAGGTAATGTGTATTAAGGTTCTGGGCGGATCTAAAAAAAGATACGCTTCCGTTGGCGATGAAATCATCGTAGCGGTAAAAGACGCTCAGCCTGCTTTCGGTCTGAAAGATTCTACAGGTAAGAAAGTTCACAACAAAGCGGTTCAAAGAGCGGTCGTTGTGAGAACTACCAAAGAGATCAGAAGACCGGACGGATCTTACATCCGTTTCGATGACAACGCGTGTGCGATCATCGACGATAAAGGAAATCCTAAGGGAACCAGGATCTTTGGACCTGTTGCCCGCGAACTCAGAGATAAAAAATACGCTAAGATTATCTCTCTCGCTCCGGAGGTATTATAATAATGGCTAAATTGACTTATCGTGGATCCGAATACACGAAATTCAAAAAGTTCCGCTTCAAGAAGAACGATGAAGTTATCTGCATCGCAGGAAAAGAGAAGGGAAAAAAAGGAAAGGTTCTCTCGATCGATAAGAAAAGAGACCGCGTAATTGTAGAAGGGATCAATAAAAGAAAACGTTTTATGAGACCGACTCAAGAGAATCCTCAAGGCGGAGTGATCGAAGTGGAAGCCGCGATTCATATCTCCAACGTGATGTTTTACGACTCCAAGAAAAAAGCTGGAGTGCGCGTCGGATTCGAGACTATCAAAGGGAAAAAGGTCCGTGTGAGCAGACCGGATAAAAAAGAGTTATAACCCATGGCAGCTAGACTCAGAACAAAGTATAAAAAAGAAATCGTTCCCGAATTGAACAAGAAGTTCAACTTCGAATCCATCATGCAGGTTCCACGTCTTGAGAAAATCGTTCTCAACGTGGGTATGGGCGAAGCTCATACGAATCCTAAGGCTCTCGAAGCCGCTGTGGAAGAATTAGCACTCATTACCGGACAGAGACCGGTTAAGACAAAGGCAAAAAAATCGATCGCGGGATTCAAAATCCGCGAAGGGATGAGCCTTGGTTGTATGGTAACTCTGCGCGGGGACTATATGTATGAGTTCCTGGACAGATTGGTGAACGTGGCTCTTCCTCGGGTTCGTGACTTCAAAGGTGTGAACGATAAGGGATTCGACGGTCGCGGAAACTACAACATGAGCATTAAAGAACAGATCATTTTCCCGGAGATCAAGGTTGATAAGATCAACACACTCTACGGGATCAATATGACTTTTGTAACCAATTCAAAATCGAACGAGGAAGCGTTTAGCCTTCTTGCCGCGTTTGGAATGCCTTACAGGAACCAGAAATAAGGAGTAATCTTCAAAAGTTATGGCTAAAACTTCTATAATTGTAAGACACCAGAAAAAGAAAAAGTTCGAGGTAAGAGAGTATAACCGTTGTCCGATCTGCGGAAGATCACGCGGATACCTTAGAAGATTCGATATGTGCAGAATTTGCTTCCGGAAACTTGCCAGCGGTGCACAGATTCCTGGCGTAGTAAAATCATCCTGGTGAGAGAGAGGAAATATAAATCATGAGTATGTCAGATCCAATCGGAGATATGCTGACCCGCATTAGAAATGCAGGGAGAGCAAAACATGAGACCTGCCTGGTTCCAGGAAGTAAGATCAAGAAGTCAATTCTTGACCTCATGAAAGAAGAAGGCTTTATCAGAGACTACGAACCTGTTAAAGTAAACGAAACTTTCGAAGATTATAAAGTTTTTCTAAAGTATGATCAAACAAAGCGTCCGATCATCCGTGAACTCATAAGAGTTTCTACCCCAGGTAGACGCGTTTATATCAAGAGCGCGGAAATTCGTCCGTATAAAAACAACATCGGGACTATGATCGTTTCCACTTCCAAGGGAATCATGACCGGTAAAAACGCCCGTAAACTCAAATTGGGAGGTGAAGTAATTCTGAAGATGTCCTAATCCGGCATTCTTAAAATTACAAAAACATCATGTCCAGAATTGGTAAGGCAGAAATCAAGCTTCCCGATAAAGTCGAAGTGAAGCAAGAAAACGCAAATATTAAAGTAAAAGGCCCTCTTGGGGAACTTTCTACGCCTATCTTTGAAGGTCTTTCCGTGAAAAATGAAAACGGAATCGTAAAACTGGAAAGAAGCAACGAAGATCAAAAGGTCGTCGCTCTTCACGGTTTAACGAGAGCGCTTCTTATGAACTGCGTAAAAGGCGTAAGCCAAGGTTGGGAAAAGAATCTCGAGATCACTGGGGTCGGTTACAGAGCTCAGAAAAGAGGAGAAGACTTGGTGATGAGCCTTGGGTATTCTCACGAGGTTGTTTATAAAGCTCCAAAAGGCATTAAGATCGATGTACTGGAACAGCTGAAAATTAAGGTAACTGGAATTGATAAGCAACTTGTCGGACAAGTCGCGGCTGATATCCGTTCTAAGAGACCGCCCGAGCCTTACAAAGGAAAGGGAATCAAATACGCTGAAGAGTTCATCAAGAAAAAGGCCGGAAAAACAGGTAAGAAGTAAGCCATGATTGATAAACTAAAGAAAAGTCTTTCCAAAATCAAAAGAGCGGAACGTTCCAGATTTAAGTTAAAAAAATTAGGAAGCCGCCCTCGCTTAGTTTTTAATAAATCGAACAAGTATCTGAGCTGTCAGATCATCGATGACGCGCAAGGTGTAACACTCGCTTACGCGACTACTTCCGAAAAAACTTTTGTCGGCGAAGGCAAAAGTAAGAAGGATGTGGGCGCCGCTAAAGTTCTTGGGAAGTTAATCGCAGAAAGAGGTTCCCAAAAGGGAGTGAAACAAGTCATGCTGGATCGTTCCGGAATGATCTTTCACGGAAGAATCGCGGCTTTTGCGGAAGGCGCGAGAGAAGCAGGACTGGAGTTCTAAGATGGCATATCAAGACGAAGAATCGAAAGAATATTCTGAGAAGGTCGTTAAAATCGACCGCGTTGCAAAAGTGGTGAAAGGGGGACGTAGATTCTCCTTTAACGCACTGAGCGTAGTTGGCGATCAAAAAGGAAAAGTGGGAATCGGTTTTGGTAAAGCGAACGAAGTTCCCGACGCGATCCGTAAATCGATCGAAGCCGCTAAGAAACACCTTGTAAAAATCAATTTTAAAGGTCATACGATTCCGCACGAAGTGGTTGGAAAGTTCAAGTCGGCAAGAGTGATCTTGAAACCAAGTACTGCAGGAACCGGGATCATCGCGGGAGCTTCCGTTCGTTCCATCGTGGAAAAAGCGGGCATCCAAGACGTTCTTACAAAGTCTTGGGGTTCATCTAATCCTGTGAACATCGTGAAGGCGACTCTGGACGCGCTCGAGCAATTGGAAACTCCGATTCTCGCGGCACGCAAAAGAGGAATCAGCCTCAACAGACTTTTCGGAAAAGACTAAGAGGGGAAGAGAATGGAAAACATCATCGTAACCCAGGTAAAAAGTAGTATTGGAGTCAAAAAAGAGCACAGATTGACTCTGTACGCTCTCGGCCTCAAAAAAACCGGTCAACAGAGAAAGCACAAAGTTTCTCCTCAACTCCAAGGAATGCTGAATTCCGTGAGACATCTCATCAAGGTTGAGAAGGCTTAATTTCAGGAATATTGCTATGAAAAAAGAAAGACTTGAGCAGGCGAAAGCGTTCGGTAAAGAGCGCGCGAAAAAGAAGAAAAACACGGACACTTCTTCCAACCTGATTCCAGTTCCGAAAGGAGCGAAGAAGGAAAAGAAAAGAGTGGGTCGCGGACCGGGCTCGAAAGTCGGTAAAACCGCAGGTCGCGGATCCAAAGGTCAGTATGCAAGAAATAGCGTTCGCCGAGGATTTGAAGGTGGTCAGATGCCGATCCACCGGAGACTGCCGAAACGCGGGTTTACTGCCAAGTTCCACAAGGAATTCTACCCTGTGAACTTAAGAGATATCGAGAAATCAGGTTTGACCGGAAACATAGATGCAAAAACCATGGTTCAATCCAAGATTCTTGATAAAGAAACGACTCTTTTTAAGATTTTGGGGACCGGAGAAATCAAAAAAGCGATCCACGTGATTGCGGACGGATTCTCTCAATCGGCTAAGGAAAAAATCGAGAAAGCGGGCGGATCTATCAAATTGCGCGCTGAACTCGAGTTGGCCGCATCTGAAACTAAAAAATAAAAAGCAAGAGTATCCATGCTGAACACTTTTAAAAACATATTTAGAATTCCGGAGTTACGCCAGAAGATTATTTTTACTCTGAGCATGCTTCTGTTGTTCCGTATGGG harbors:
- the rpsE gene encoding 30S ribosomal protein S5, with the translated sequence MAYQDEESKEYSEKVVKIDRVAKVVKGGRRFSFNALSVVGDQKGKVGIGFGKANEVPDAIRKSIEAAKKHLVKINFKGHTIPHEVVGKFKSARVILKPSTAGTGIIAGASVRSIVEKAGIQDVLTKSWGSSNPVNIVKATLDALEQLETPILAARKRGISLNRLFGKD
- the rpmD gene encoding 50S ribosomal protein L30; translated protein: MENIIVTQVKSSIGVKKEHRLTLYALGLKKTGQQRKHKVSPQLQGMLNSVRHLIKVEKA
- the rpsC gene encoding 30S ribosomal protein S3: MGQKVNPIGLRIGITRGWDSIWFSQSDYKKNLHEDIKIRKFIQGRFHNAGIVKVVIERFPEKINVNLHTAKPGIVIGQKGSNIEAVKKILKTMTEKPVNLNIIEVKKPETVAQCIAESIALQIEQRQPFRRVMKQELRRAMRGGVEGIKILISGRLNGADMARRENYKEGRIPLHTLRAKIDLGFKEAKTTFGQIGVKVWTYSGDFIQSKEESEEDKYAVKRRTS
- the rpmC gene encoding 50S ribosomal protein L29; translated protein: MKKIKLQELKDSEILEQLEEARKVLRNSRFQYGVARSLENPKVIHNTKKKIAKLLTIQRERQLKASPGEKKSKIFSRAKRKKKNLARISAKVKG
- the rplV gene encoding 50S ribosomal protein L22, which gives rise to MEAKAVARFVRMSPRKVRLVADEIRGYAVGEALDILKFTNKRAIEPLTKVILSASANATVLNDKVDTKQLFIKKIYVDEGPIMKRFRPRARGRAARIRKRLSHITVVLSD
- a CDS encoding type Z 30S ribosomal protein S14, which encodes MAKTSIIVRHQKKKKFEVREYNRCPICGRSRGYLRRFDMCRICFRKLASGAQIPGVVKSSW
- the rplR gene encoding 50S ribosomal protein L18 → MIDKLKKSLSKIKRAERSRFKLKKLGSRPRLVFNKSNKYLSCQIIDDAQGVTLAYATTSEKTFVGEGKSKKDVGAAKVLGKLIAERGSQKGVKQVMLDRSGMIFHGRIAAFAEGAREAGLEF
- the rplX gene encoding 50S ribosomal protein L24, which produces MAKLTYRGSEYTKFKKFRFKKNDEVICIAGKEKGKKGKVLSIDKKRDRVIVEGINKRKRFMRPTQENPQGGVIEVEAAIHISNVMFYDSKKKAGVRVGFETIKGKKVRVSRPDKKEL
- the rplN gene encoding 50S ribosomal protein L14 encodes the protein MIQQETWLQVADNSGIKKVMCIKVLGGSKKRYASVGDEIIVAVKDAQPAFGLKDSTGKKVHNKAVQRAVVVRTTKEIRRPDGSYIRFDDNACAIIDDKGNPKGTRIFGPVARELRDKKYAKIISLAPEVL
- the rpsQ gene encoding 30S ribosomal protein S17; amino-acid sequence: MTAGKQHINKSLLTEGKVVSNSMDKTVVIVVETRKTHPRFKKIVRKTVKLKVHDEKNECTIGDKILAIETRPLSREKRHRLYKIVEKAK
- the rplE gene encoding 50S ribosomal protein L5 — protein: MAARLRTKYKKEIVPELNKKFNFESIMQVPRLEKIVLNVGMGEAHTNPKALEAAVEELALITGQRPVKTKAKKSIAGFKIREGMSLGCMVTLRGDYMYEFLDRLVNVALPRVRDFKGVNDKGFDGRGNYNMSIKEQIIFPEIKVDKINTLYGINMTFVTNSKSNEEAFSLLAAFGMPYRNQK
- the rpsH gene encoding 30S ribosomal protein S8 encodes the protein MSMSDPIGDMLTRIRNAGRAKHETCLVPGSKIKKSILDLMKEEGFIRDYEPVKVNETFEDYKVFLKYDQTKRPIIRELIRVSTPGRRVYIKSAEIRPYKNNIGTMIVSTSKGIMTGKNARKLKLGGEVILKMS
- the rpsS gene encoding 30S ribosomal protein S19 → MARSIKKGPFIDDHLMKKITKLNSENQKKPFKTWSRRSTIFPDMVGHTVMVHNGKQFTPVYINENMIGHKLGEFSPTRTFRGHVATDKKAGKK
- the rplO gene encoding 50S ribosomal protein L15; amino-acid sequence: MKKERLEQAKAFGKERAKKKKNTDTSSNLIPVPKGAKKEKKRVGRGPGSKVGKTAGRGSKGQYARNSVRRGFEGGQMPIHRRLPKRGFTAKFHKEFYPVNLRDIEKSGLTGNIDAKTMVQSKILDKETTLFKILGTGEIKKAIHVIADGFSQSAKEKIEKAGGSIKLRAELELAASETKK
- the rplP gene encoding 50S ribosomal protein L16, producing the protein MLSPKRVKFRKRQRGRLKGTDERGSLVSFGEFGLKAVTSGRLTARQIEAARITINRQVKRGGKLWIRIFPHTPITKKPAETRMGKGKGNPEFWIAEIRPGRILFEMSGIDEETAKKALSLASYKLPIHTEFVKRSVL
- the rplF gene encoding 50S ribosomal protein L6, producing the protein MSRIGKAEIKLPDKVEVKQENANIKVKGPLGELSTPIFEGLSVKNENGIVKLERSNEDQKVVALHGLTRALLMNCVKGVSQGWEKNLEITGVGYRAQKRGEDLVMSLGYSHEVVYKAPKGIKIDVLEQLKIKVTGIDKQLVGQVAADIRSKRPPEPYKGKGIKYAEEFIKKKAGKTGKK